The following coding sequences are from one Candidatus Zixiibacteriota bacterium window:
- a CDS encoding RNA methyltransferase, with the protein MQVTGTELKNLQALLTKKGRRRQGRFLAEGIRLLEESLRHSFRPDEVFYAPADLSARGRELAARFRAARVPCRELSVRQLSKLADTPAPQGIVGVFTIPRIDPAELCARRHRTILVCENVADPGNLGTLLRSALAFGFRLVVTVGTTAEPFAPKVVRSSAGAVFGVRIAAADCDTLARLVASEGITLLAAGRGGTQTLSESLRPDPAARYALAVGSEAEGLSDRMRALAACTVRVAHAPEVESLNAAVAGSILMKGIYDSLS; encoded by the coding sequence ATGCAGGTCACCGGCACGGAATTAAAAAATCTGCAGGCGCTCCTGACCAAGAAGGGGCGGCGGCGTCAGGGACGCTTCCTCGCCGAGGGGATCCGCCTGCTCGAGGAGTCGCTGCGTCACTCGTTTCGGCCGGATGAAGTGTTCTACGCGCCCGCCGACCTCAGCGCGCGCGGCCGCGAACTGGCGGCGCGCTTTCGCGCCGCCCGGGTTCCCTGCCGCGAGCTGTCGGTCCGCCAGCTCTCCAAGCTGGCCGACACGCCCGCTCCGCAGGGCATCGTCGGCGTCTTTACCATTCCCCGGATCGACCCGGCCGAACTTTGTGCGCGCCGCCACCGTACCATTCTTGTGTGCGAAAACGTGGCCGATCCGGGCAACCTCGGCACGCTCCTGCGGTCCGCGCTCGCGTTCGGTTTCCGGTTGGTGGTGACGGTCGGGACGACGGCTGAGCCGTTTGCACCCAAAGTTGTGCGTTCGTCGGCCGGGGCCGTCTTCGGCGTCCGGATCGCCGCCGCCGACTGCGACACCCTCGCGCGTCTGGTGGCGAGCGAGGGGATCACCCTGCTGGCGGCCGGGCGCGGGGGGACGCAGACGCTGAGCGAATCTCTCCGCCCGGACCCGGCGGCCCGCTACGCGCTCGCGGTGGGGTCGGAGGCGGAGGGCCTGTCCGACCGGATGCGGGCGCTGGCGGCCTGCACCGTCCGCGTGGCCCACGCCCCCGAGGTCGAGTCGCTCAACGCGGCGGTCGCGGGATCAATACTCATGAAAGGGATTTATGACTCGCTCTCATAG
- a CDS encoding DUF3365 domain-containing protein: protein MRISLIVSFVLLGLGCGAGERRPAVDAPDLAATLTQAAALVTDRFQQDLRGELMAAMNTGGAAAAIEVCRTRAPEIAAQHSRVGAWSIARVSDRPRRPEQAADDRQRAALAKFSDTALADQALTEWLADERGDSSFVYYRPIRIGGLCLSCHGTPDQLAAGVAERLAEVYPGDQATGYAVGELRGMFVVAMAWPAARAEAERLVQASRDTTGTAR from the coding sequence ATGCGAATCAGCCTGATTGTTTCTTTCGTACTGCTGGGTCTCGGATGCGGCGCCGGCGAGCGCCGCCCGGCGGTGGACGCGCCCGATCTTGCGGCCACCCTGACCCAGGCGGCCGCTCTCGTGACCGACCGGTTTCAGCAGGATCTGAGGGGGGAGTTGATGGCGGCCATGAACACGGGTGGGGCGGCGGCCGCGATTGAGGTCTGCCGCACGCGGGCGCCCGAGATTGCCGCGCAGCACAGCCGGGTGGGGGCATGGTCAATCGCCCGGGTATCCGACCGGCCGCGCCGCCCGGAGCAAGCCGCCGATGACCGCCAGCGCGCGGCCCTGGCGAAATTCAGCGACACCGCCCTGGCCGACCAAGCTCTCACCGAATGGCTGGCCGACGAGCGCGGCGACTCCAGCTTCGTCTACTACCGGCCGATCCGGATCGGCGGGCTGTGCCTCTCGTGCCACGGAACGCCGGACCAACTCGCCGCCGGCGTTGCGGAGCGACTCGCGGAGGTCTACCCTGGGGATCAGGCGACCGGGTACGCGGTTGGAGAGCTCCGCGGGATGTTTGTGGTCGCCATGGCCTGGCCGGCGGCCCGGGCGGAGGCCGAGCGCCTCGTGCAGGCATCGAGAGATACGACCGGCACCGCCCGCTAG
- a CDS encoding helix-turn-helix transcriptional regulator: MNINISPHDQFKALADPTRLRLLVLLTAGELCVGDLAATLGLPQPTVSRHLARLKLLGWVEDRRAGKRVHYRLAHPETAVGTAIAELLPRLAAEPPFGEDRQRLKEHCRGGDAGGERGAEI, from the coding sequence ATGAATATTAATATATCACCGCACGACCAGTTCAAAGCCCTGGCCGACCCGACCCGGTTGCGGCTGCTCGTGCTGCTGACAGCGGGGGAGCTGTGCGTGGGCGATCTGGCTGCAACTCTGGGGCTGCCGCAACCGACCGTGTCGCGGCACCTCGCCCGGCTGAAACTGCTCGGCTGGGTGGAAGACCGCCGGGCGGGGAAACGGGTGCACTACCGCCTGGCCCACCCGGAGACGGCGGTGGGGACGGCGATTGCGGAGCTTCTCCCCCGCCTCGCGGCCGAGCCGCCCTTCGGGGAGGATAGGCAGCGGCTGAAGGAGCACTGCCGGGGCGGCGATGCCGGCGGCGAGCGCGGTGCGGAGATCTGA
- a CDS encoding heavy-metal-associated domain-containing protein, giving the protein MRKVFTVALVLAVAMMFAGAAAYADGSCAVKKTAESASAKSACTAGKTAEAKMTSAENAGCSGHKTGETAMTAAGSCANAKFMAGCDPSFCTPEDCAAWGKMCQAHGENAEVRMMSVKGMTCTGCENSIKAALEKAPGVLEVAKVDHKRGLAVVIVDKTMAKNDDMTTLVTNKGYEAQIIPAVATTGTAAPAAKVSDGAKKSCAATCAKPCDKAKSTETKAGDKSTSTPH; this is encoded by the coding sequence ATGAGAAAAGTATTCACCGTCGCCCTCGTTCTGGCGGTCGCCATGATGTTTGCCGGCGCCGCAGCTTATGCCGATGGCTCCTGTGCCGTCAAGAAGACCGCGGAATCCGCCTCGGCCAAGTCGGCCTGCACGGCGGGCAAGACTGCCGAAGCCAAGATGACCTCGGCTGAGAATGCCGGCTGCTCCGGCCACAAGACCGGGGAGACGGCGATGACCGCGGCCGGCAGTTGCGCCAACGCCAAGTTCATGGCCGGCTGCGATCCGTCGTTCTGCACTCCCGAGGACTGCGCGGCCTGGGGCAAGATGTGTCAGGCCCACGGCGAGAACGCCGAAGTCCGCATGATGTCGGTCAAGGGCATGACCTGCACCGGCTGCGAGAACTCCATCAAGGCCGCCCTCGAGAAGGCGCCGGGTGTCCTCGAAGTCGCGAAGGTTGACCACAAGCGCGGCCTCGCCGTCGTCATCGTCGACAAGACCATGGCGAAGAACGACGACATGACCACCCTCGTGACCAACAAGGGTTACGAAGCTCAGATCATCCCGGCCGTCGCCACGACCGGCACCGCCGCTCCGGCGGCGAAGGTTTCCGACGGCGCGAAGAAGTCGTGCGCCGCGACCTGCGCCAAGCCGTGCGACAAGGCCAAGTCGACCGAGACCAAGGCGGGCGACAAGTCGACCTCGACCCCGCACTGA
- a CDS encoding PKD domain-containing protein, producing MCDSPKVRNSWIPAPGQPITTIAVFFHIITGDDGANPSLSADNLAVAVAAMNADFLPYRIQFRYDYRFISSSQFRVLDSWDECNLMKETYALDPEYQCNIFVTGVDIDGQSFSWGTYPWEPGAEGPRGGIFMASNHMPPDDDGTLTHEMGHALGLYHTFYGVEEVEPCGVCYESPQQLTNDWVGDFCSDTDPTPENYYCLPPSGTDPCTDIAWGPTQPQNHMSYAPLWCRYEFSRQQTGRMHCWLRDRLESWIVSVSFEADVASGPVPLDVQFTSETLEDVLSWSWSFGDGDSADVPHPSHTYTGPGRHDVSVTIVTAHGAFTRTRSDYIWAQADTLIVPGGLGRVEESVRFDIGARNTQPVDRIRIPFDWNGPLSMSLDSVSTAGLRTADIANHGFLHCDPSNRCATYEVNPPPGQEILPDTGALLSIYFTCSSGYHGQTNPIAILSYGGYEPLLSCPQGPVVPILLPGELEICGTGDVNYNGDGPNIADLIYLVDYLFRGGPEPPSAATANIDGLLPVNVVDLTSLVGYLFGTGPPPPCL from the coding sequence GTGTGTGACAGCCCGAAAGTGCGCAATTCGTGGATCCCCGCACCCGGGCAGCCGATCACTACCATTGCCGTGTTCTTCCATATCATAACCGGGGACGATGGGGCCAACCCGTCGCTTTCCGCCGACAATCTTGCCGTCGCCGTCGCTGCAATGAACGCAGACTTCCTGCCCTACCGCATCCAGTTCCGCTACGATTACCGGTTTATTTCATCATCGCAGTTTCGGGTGCTCGACTCCTGGGACGAGTGCAACCTCATGAAGGAGACCTACGCGTTGGATCCGGAGTACCAGTGCAACATCTTCGTGACCGGAGTCGACATCGACGGCCAGAGCTTCTCTTGGGGAACGTACCCCTGGGAGCCCGGCGCCGAGGGGCCGCGAGGCGGTATCTTCATGGCCAGCAATCACATGCCTCCCGATGACGACGGCACCCTCACCCACGAGATGGGCCACGCCCTGGGGCTCTACCACACCTTCTACGGGGTCGAAGAGGTGGAGCCGTGCGGAGTCTGCTACGAGTCTCCTCAACAACTGACCAACGACTGGGTCGGGGATTTCTGCTCCGACACCGACCCCACTCCCGAAAACTACTACTGCCTCCCGCCCTCCGGGACCGACCCGTGCACGGACATCGCCTGGGGACCGACTCAGCCGCAGAATCACATGAGCTACGCTCCCCTGTGGTGTCGGTACGAGTTCTCGCGGCAGCAGACAGGCCGCATGCACTGTTGGTTGCGGGATCGTTTGGAGTCCTGGATCGTCTCGGTCAGTTTCGAGGCCGATGTCGCCTCCGGACCTGTTCCGCTCGATGTACAGTTCACTTCGGAAACGCTTGAGGATGTCCTGAGCTGGTCCTGGAGTTTCGGCGACGGCGACTCGGCCGATGTGCCGCATCCCAGCCACACGTATACGGGACCGGGGCGGCACGATGTCTCAGTCACAATTGTGACCGCCCACGGCGCTTTCACCCGAACCCGGAGCGACTACATATGGGCGCAGGCGGACACGCTGATTGTCCCCGGCGGACTGGGACGGGTTGAGGAATCGGTCAGATTCGACATCGGTGCGAGAAACACGCAGCCCGTGGATCGCATCAGGATACCGTTCGACTGGAACGGCCCCCTGAGCATGAGCCTCGACTCCGTGTCGACAGCCGGCCTGCGAACGGCCGATATCGCGAACCACGGTTTCCTCCACTGCGATCCCTCGAACAGGTGCGCCACCTACGAGGTCAATCCGCCGCCGGGACAGGAGATTCTTCCCGACACCGGGGCTCTGCTCAGCATCTACTTTACGTGCTCTTCAGGTTACCACGGGCAGACCAACCCCATTGCCATCCTGTCATACGGCGGTTATGAGCCGCTTCTCTCCTGCCCGCAGGGTCCCGTGGTTCCGATCCTTCTCCCCGGAGAGCTGGAAATCTGCGGCACCGGAGACGTCAACTATAACGGCGACGGCCCGAATATCGCGGACCTCATCTACCTTGTCGACTACCTGTTCAGAGGCGGTCCGGAACCGCCGTCGGCGGCCACCGCCAACATCGACGGTCTCCTCCCGGTCAACGTCGTCGATCTGACTTCCCTCGTCGGCTACCTGTTCGGGACCGGACCGCCGCCGCCCTGCTTGTGA
- a CDS encoding MFS transporter, giving the protein MRRMKDSDLAASAPRGPRYGSARVSAVTRAALTLISVEGALATVFTVLTGGAFLTGLALLWGANDFEIGLLTAAPFLAPIAQLASAYLIDRTGARKRITVRYSVIARQSWWLIVPVALLPIGFKLEILIAVVIVCAVAINIATVGWMSWVADLVPERIRGRFFGTRNVAISLATLLATMIGGIIVDYFRHRGREPVGFAVIIAAAAAFAAAAAVLLNRTPDRPSRGARIGWDRLVEPLRNPTFRHLLVVFSAWNCAIGIAAPFFAPHMLTNLGMSFTLVAAYSSAAAVIGMFMNRPWGALIDRFGCKPVIAFTALGIGFIPLVWLFPTAGHLGILIPEVIFSAILWTGFNLAAFNIPIANSPSGRRNAYLALFSMVTGIAFFAASLLGGYLAERWSGMTWQIGGRTFVNYHLLFAISAVLRFGSGLYALTFHEPAEKRLPVMIQFMGYSVLRAVWTGRHLFPKPPRLRPKRPADPTNSKLSR; this is encoded by the coding sequence ATGCGCCGAATGAAAGACAGCGACCTTGCCGCGTCCGCGCCGCGCGGGCCCAGGTACGGCTCGGCCCGCGTCTCGGCGGTCACCCGCGCGGCGTTGACCCTGATTTCGGTGGAGGGCGCGCTGGCCACCGTCTTCACCGTCCTCACCGGCGGCGCGTTTCTCACCGGCCTGGCCCTCCTGTGGGGGGCGAATGATTTCGAGATCGGGCTCTTGACGGCGGCGCCGTTTTTGGCGCCGATCGCGCAGCTCGCCTCCGCCTACCTCATTGACCGCACGGGCGCCCGCAAGCGCATTACCGTCCGCTACTCCGTCATCGCCCGCCAGTCCTGGTGGCTGATCGTGCCGGTGGCTCTGCTCCCGATCGGGTTCAAGCTGGAGATTCTCATCGCCGTCGTCATCGTGTGCGCGGTCGCCATCAACATCGCCACCGTCGGGTGGATGTCCTGGGTGGCCGACCTCGTGCCCGAGCGGATTCGCGGGCGTTTCTTTGGCACCCGCAACGTGGCGATTTCCCTGGCGACCCTGCTGGCCACCATGATCGGCGGCATCATTGTAGACTACTTTCGCCACCGGGGGCGCGAACCGGTGGGGTTCGCCGTCATCATCGCCGCCGCCGCGGCCTTCGCGGCCGCGGCCGCCGTCCTGCTCAACCGCACCCCCGACCGCCCGTCGCGCGGCGCCCGCATCGGCTGGGACCGCCTCGTCGAACCGCTCCGCAATCCCACCTTTCGGCACCTCCTGGTCGTCTTCTCTGCCTGGAACTGCGCCATCGGCATCGCCGCTCCCTTTTTCGCCCCCCACATGCTCACCAACCTCGGCATGAGTTTCACGCTCGTGGCCGCCTACAGCAGCGCCGCCGCTGTCATCGGAATGTTCATGAACCGACCCTGGGGCGCTCTCATCGACCGCTTCGGCTGCAAGCCGGTGATCGCGTTCACCGCCCTCGGCATCGGCTTTATCCCGCTCGTCTGGCTGTTTCCCACCGCCGGCCACCTGGGCATCCTCATCCCCGAGGTGATCTTCTCCGCCATCCTCTGGACCGGCTTCAATCTCGCGGCCTTCAACATCCCGATCGCCAACAGCCCGAGCGGCCGACGCAACGCCTACCTCGCCCTCTTCTCCATGGTCACCGGCATCGCCTTCTTCGCCGCCTCGCTGCTCGGCGGATACCTGGCCGAACGCTGGTCGGGCATGACCTGGCAGATCGGCGGCCGCACCTTCGTGAACTATCATCTCCTCTTCGCCATCTCCGCCGTGCTCAGGTTCGGCAGCGGGCTGTATGCCCTCACTTTCCACGAGCCCGCCGAGAAACGCCTGCCGGTGATGATTCAGTTCATGGGGTACTCGGTGCTCCGCGCCGTCTGGACCGGCCGCCACCTCTTTCCGAAACCCCCGCGCCTCCGTCCCAAACGGCCCGCCGATCCGACCAACAGCAAGCTCTCGCGTTAG
- a CDS encoding patatin-like phospholipase family protein: MKTPALTLLCSLLLVSLLHAENRPIIIGGLDGLDPWAEEAGYPVLLALSGGGIRGLAGIGALRAFEETGIRVVAIAGTSMGGVVGGLYAAGYSPAELEEIVHGLDFAALFQNTPPRATMLQTRRREHGRDLIRLRFEGLRPQIPQALTSAQYLTNVLTELTTQATYRSDGDFSRLRVPYAAVSTDIISGQQEVLRSGSLADAMRATMAFPLAFTGLEIDGKFLMDGGMVDPVPVDVVRDLSDSTDFVVAVNTASTLRSREELVTPLDIADQATTIMTAQRLRESLDEANFVLEPAPPGIQSTDYRFSDSLIALGYRAALAAADSLRRLLEQRVDHTEFTVASVAAATFSPEAQAIFRDALLNRPFTRAGLIRELKRLVRALDLFRLEAVLEPATGGGAPGEAVELRLNGFANFAPGAAAFLFFGNTRFDDSDMEETLALGDSAVTPASLRRGLDRILGRYAAAGWDLACIRRTSVDPDRARITIVIDEALVRDIAVDGVRRTRPWYVRAHCPLRSGEPYSTAQAAAGLKNIYGTDLFDRVTIDIRPSGGRPVVVIGVEEKAYPQVRLGWHWDDEYESEEFIELADDNLGGIGVEGLVHARYSPDRQDYHVGLRADRIFKTYLTSTISGYRTLLDRHLYDADDSLIGARRESKAGIEIRLGQQIARLGTVTAGLVVEQVEYSHEPDGSVESDFGLRILEIESMIETLDRVPFPRTGERIYLQLQQAGKLVGGDAEYTRFSGSLEAYFPLCGWLTYHPRAAAGLSRPALPWSEKFYLGGMHSLAGYRTHQLAGDQMLVLSQELRLALPLRFYLSLRYDVGDVHDALEEIRLSSVRHGAGISLALDAPIGPVEIGYGVSADDHEQLYLRAGFDF; the protein is encoded by the coding sequence GTGAAAACTCCCGCGTTGACGCTCCTGTGCAGTCTGCTTCTGGTGTCCCTGCTGCACGCCGAGAACCGTCCGATCATTATCGGCGGGCTCGACGGCCTTGATCCGTGGGCGGAGGAGGCGGGTTACCCGGTGCTCCTGGCGCTCTCGGGCGGGGGCATTCGCGGGCTGGCCGGGATCGGCGCGCTGCGGGCATTCGAAGAAACGGGTATCCGGGTGGTCGCCATCGCCGGCACCTCCATGGGCGGGGTCGTCGGCGGGCTTTACGCCGCCGGCTACAGCCCGGCCGAGCTCGAGGAAATCGTGCACGGGCTTGATTTCGCCGCGCTCTTCCAGAACACCCCGCCCCGCGCGACCATGCTGCAGACGCGGCGGCGCGAACACGGGCGCGACCTGATCAGGCTGCGCTTCGAGGGCCTGCGGCCGCAAATCCCGCAGGCGCTCACCTCGGCCCAGTACCTCACGAACGTCCTGACGGAGCTGACGACCCAGGCGACGTACCGGTCCGACGGGGACTTCAGCCGCCTGCGCGTGCCCTACGCGGCCGTCAGCACCGACATCATCAGCGGTCAGCAGGAGGTGCTGCGGAGCGGCTCGCTTGCCGACGCCATGCGGGCGACCATGGCGTTCCCGCTGGCTTTCACCGGCCTGGAGATCGACGGCAAGTTTCTCATGGACGGGGGCATGGTGGATCCGGTGCCGGTCGACGTGGTGCGCGATCTGTCCGACTCCACCGATTTCGTGGTGGCGGTGAACACGGCGAGCACGCTGCGGAGCCGGGAGGAGCTGGTGACGCCGCTCGACATCGCCGACCAGGCGACGACGATCATGACGGCGCAGCGGCTGCGGGAGTCGCTCGACGAGGCGAATTTCGTCCTCGAGCCGGCGCCGCCCGGCATTCAATCGACGGACTACCGGTTCAGCGACAGCCTCATCGCGCTCGGCTACCGGGCCGCCCTGGCGGCGGCCGACAGTCTCCGGCGCCTGCTGGAGCAGCGGGTTGACCACACTGAGTTTACAGTCGCGAGCGTGGCCGCGGCGACCTTCAGCCCGGAGGCCCAGGCGATCTTTCGGGATGCGCTCCTGAATCGCCCGTTCACCCGCGCCGGGCTTATCCGGGAACTGAAGCGGCTGGTGCGCGCTCTCGACCTGTTCCGTCTGGAGGCCGTGCTGGAGCCGGCGACGGGCGGCGGCGCGCCGGGGGAGGCAGTTGAGCTTCGCCTCAATGGATTCGCCAATTTCGCGCCCGGTGCCGCGGCCTTCCTCTTCTTCGGCAACACCCGTTTCGACGACAGCGACATGGAGGAAACCCTGGCGCTTGGCGATTCGGCGGTGACGCCGGCCAGCCTTCGGCGCGGCCTCGACCGCATCCTCGGCCGGTACGCCGCCGCAGGCTGGGACCTCGCCTGCATCCGCCGGACGTCTGTCGATCCCGACCGGGCGCGCATCACGATCGTGATCGACGAAGCGCTGGTGCGGGATATCGCGGTGGACGGCGTGCGGCGCACCCGCCCCTGGTACGTGCGCGCCCACTGCCCGCTGCGATCGGGGGAGCCCTATTCGACGGCGCAGGCCGCCGCGGGACTCAAGAACATCTACGGCACCGATCTCTTCGACCGGGTCACCATCGACATCCGCCCCTCCGGCGGGCGGCCGGTCGTAGTCATCGGCGTGGAGGAAAAGGCCTACCCGCAGGTGCGGCTGGGCTGGCACTGGGACGACGAGTACGAGTCGGAGGAATTCATCGAACTGGCCGACGACAACCTCGGCGGGATCGGGGTGGAGGGGCTGGTGCACGCGCGCTACTCCCCCGACCGGCAGGACTATCATGTCGGGTTGCGCGCCGACCGCATATTCAAGACCTACCTCACGAGCACGATCAGCGGGTACCGTACCCTCCTGGACCGCCACCTGTACGATGCCGATGACTCGCTGATCGGCGCGCGCCGGGAGTCGAAGGCCGGCATCGAGATCCGTCTGGGCCAGCAGATCGCCCGGCTGGGGACGGTCACGGCCGGCCTGGTGGTGGAGCAGGTCGAGTACTCGCACGAGCCGGACGGCTCGGTCGAGAGCGATTTCGGCCTGCGCATCCTCGAAATCGAGTCGATGATCGAGACGCTCGACCGGGTACCGTTCCCGCGCACCGGCGAGCGCATCTACCTCCAGTTGCAGCAGGCGGGGAAACTGGTCGGCGGCGATGCCGAGTATACGCGGTTTTCGGGGTCGCTCGAAGCGTACTTCCCGCTGTGCGGTTGGCTCACCTATCATCCCCGGGCCGCGGCCGGGCTCTCGCGCCCGGCCCTGCCCTGGTCGGAGAAATTCTACCTGGGCGGCATGCACTCCCTGGCCGGCTACCGGACGCACCAGTTGGCCGGAGACCAGATGCTCGTGCTCAGCCAGGAGTTGCGGCTGGCCCTGCCGCTGCGGTTCTACCTCTCGCTCCGGTACGATGTCGGTGATGTGCACGACGCGCTGGAGGAGATCCGGCTGTCGTCGGTGCGGCACGGCGCGGGCATCAGTCTCGCGCTGGACGCCCCGATCGGGCCGGTCGAGATCGGCTACGGGGTGAGCGCGGACGACCACGAGCAGCTCTACCTGCGGGCGGGGTTCGACTTCTAG